A single genomic interval of uncultured Pseudodesulfovibrio sp. harbors:
- a CDS encoding alpha/beta fold hydrolase: MSFFLSRRFGPGHLPWIRRQCGGLLYPTFRSFVTAMWAEMMLIPLFIAHLFRKKGVRESGPPVVMVHGLYHNASAWVIMKRRLAKAGFFNLHTYQYNSFTKDFTNAATGLSAKLDELVAEYPHEKIILIGHSLGGMVCRRVAGYGRYRHRIGGLVTLGTPHHGSTLARFGGNRMARELIPGRAIPQAVEDMPDPDCPRLAIYSLIDDFVFPLPMLQPARDGWREQVCSPMGHVWMLCSREVAEMVVGFLRGNVR; this comes from the coding sequence ATGTCGTTTTTTTTGTCGCGACGTTTCGGTCCGGGGCATCTGCCGTGGATTCGCAGACAGTGCGGCGGGCTGTTGTATCCGACTTTTCGTTCCTTTGTGACGGCCATGTGGGCTGAAATGATGCTTATCCCTCTTTTCATTGCACATCTTTTCCGTAAGAAGGGTGTCAGGGAGAGCGGGCCTCCTGTGGTCATGGTTCACGGCCTGTATCACAATGCCTCGGCATGGGTGATCATGAAACGCCGTCTTGCAAAGGCCGGTTTTTTCAATCTGCACACATATCAATACAACAGCTTTACCAAGGATTTTACCAACGCGGCCACTGGGCTTTCCGCAAAGCTTGATGAACTGGTGGCCGAATATCCGCATGAAAAGATCATTCTGATCGGGCACAGTCTCGGCGGGATGGTCTGCCGCCGTGTGGCAGGGTATGGCCGGTATCGTCATCGCATCGGCGGTCTGGTGACGCTCGGCACGCCGCATCACGGGTCGACTCTGGCCCGCTTCGGTGGCAACAGGATGGCGCGTGAGCTTATTCCGGGGCGGGCTATTCCGCAGGCCGTGGAGGACATGCCGGACCCGGATTGTCCGAGGCTTGCCATTTATTCGCTCATCGATGATTTCGTGTTTCCGCTTCCCATGCTGCAACCCGCCAGAGACGGGTGGCGCGAACAGGTCTGTTCCCCCATGGGGCATGTGTGGATGCTGTGTTCACGGGAGGTCGCAGAGATGGTCGTCGGTTTCCTGCGAGGCAATGTGCGGTAA